GTCCAGTTTATCGTACAGTGACTCGTCACCCATCTTCGTGGTGATGACACAATTGGCCAGCACGTCTTCATTGTAAATAATATCAACCCCATATCGCTTTTCGATGGCTTTTAGTACCGTTGGCACAGGCACTTCATCGAAGCGAACCACGGACTCTGCTTTCTCCGCCGTTGGCAAGGGGAGCGGTTGTTCGACTAACCGGCGAGTTAGATTCTCGGTTTGCCGACTGAAAACAGCCTGCTGATTTGGCTCCAGCACCAGTCCAGTTGTCTCTGGATCGGCTACATTAACCCAGGGCTGTTTATAGACAGATACCCGGCCAGTTCGAACGTTTACCAAAACCTGCTTGTCTTGCTCAAAAGCCCTTACCCAGAAGCTCGTCCCGAGTACCTTAGTCACTAACTCATTAGCATATACGTAAAACGGCCGACCAGGGTCTTTGGCTATTTCAAAAAATGCTTCACCGCTCAGAAGAACCCGTCGCCTGTCTTTGGTAAAATGATTGGGGTAGCTGATTTTACTATGCTTCGTCAAGGTAATGGCGCTGCCATCTTCTAAGGAAATACGAAGCGGTTTTTCTCCATTATTAACTCGTTCAAT
Above is a window of Spirosoma sp. SC4-14 DNA encoding:
- a CDS encoding FecR domain-containing protein, producing the protein MQYHYNQLLDFLNDDSFIRWALFGENESFWQSFLEQNAYQQVTVAQARQLIHKISAAEQTDLPTLDQQAVWSRIQVAIEDTPVEVTEPIVVQTWWHRSTWRWAASIALLIGISWFVWRNYDSHSVTYGDLVASVDDQQALIERVNNGEKPLRISLEDGSAITLTKHSKISYPNHFTKDRRRVLLSGEAFFEIAKDPGRPFYVYANELVTKVLGTSFWVRAFEQDKQVLVNVRTGRVSVYKQPWVNVADPETTGLVLEPNQQAVFSRQTENLTRRLVEQPLPLPTAEKAESVVRFDEVPVPTVLKAIEKRYGVDIIYNEDVLANCVITTKMGDESLYDKLDLICKVIGATYKEVDAQIVLESKGCQ